From a single Deinococcus sp. YIM 134068 genomic region:
- a CDS encoding ferritin-like domain-containing protein, protein MSNDTQGTSTRRKFLGMAGLMGAGAVLSSCTSVIATMPSQDNGLDAAIFNFALNLEYLEAAFYLAAVGRLGELDAAGGSSARVTLPSGFDGKSAIPGLSAEVRAYADEIASDELAHVKVIRSVLGSAAVAQPQLDLGPAFAAAGNAASGGAITGFNPYANELFFLHGAFIFEDVGVTAYKGAARFLDDQKAGGNLENAAGILAVEAYHSGAIRTLLYQRRAQQAAAGLTVEQVVQAISNLRDAVDGSDDRDQGVTMNGMGNIIPTDGNAIAYSRTPRQVANIVFLDTTGAATKGGFFPNGLTDDGNLGKLLAL, encoded by the coding sequence ATGAGCAACGACACGCAGGGCACGAGTACCCGCCGCAAATTCCTGGGCATGGCCGGTCTGATGGGCGCGGGTGCTGTGCTGTCGAGCTGCACGAGCGTCATCGCCACGATGCCCAGCCAGGACAACGGCCTCGACGCGGCCATCTTCAACTTCGCGCTCAACCTCGAATACCTGGAGGCCGCCTTCTACCTCGCCGCCGTGGGACGACTGGGCGAGCTGGACGCGGCGGGCGGCAGCAGCGCCCGCGTGACCCTGCCCTCCGGCTTCGACGGCAAGTCGGCCATCCCCGGCCTCTCCGCCGAGGTGCGCGCCTACGCCGACGAGATCGCCTCGGACGAGCTGGCCCACGTCAAGGTCATCCGCTCGGTGCTGGGAAGCGCCGCCGTCGCCCAGCCGCAACTCGACCTTGGCCCGGCCTTCGCCGCCGCCGGGAATGCCGCGTCGGGCGGGGCGATCACAGGCTTCAACCCCTACGCCAACGAGCTGTTCTTCCTGCACGGCGCGTTCATCTTCGAGGACGTGGGCGTGACCGCCTACAAGGGGGCCGCGCGCTTCCTCGACGACCAGAAGGCGGGCGGCAACCTGGAGAACGCGGCGGGCATCCTCGCGGTGGAGGCGTACCACTCGGGGGCCATCCGCACGCTGCTCTACCAGCGCCGCGCCCAGCAGGCCGCCGCCGGGCTGACCGTCGAGCAGGTCGTTCAGGCCATCAGCAACCTGCGTGACGCGGTGGACGGCAGCGACGACCGCGACCAGGGCGTGACCATGAACGGGATGGGCAACATCATCCCGACGGACGGCAACGCCATCGCCTACAGCCGCACGCCGCGTCAGGTGGCGAATATCGTCTTCCTCGACACGACGGGCGCGGCGACGAAGGGCGGGTTCTTCCCGAACGGGCTGACCGACGACGGGAATCTGGGCAAGCTGCTGGCGCTGTAG
- a CDS encoding SDR family oxidoreductase, which produces MANLGSSTIMLTGAGGALATAVAQELEDAGAQLVLVGRGESVARAADRFPATEVLDLDLTDPACVDALRKVKVDALVHTAGAYAGQDVQKATTEDLRAMFDANMLTLFHAVQGVLPHMLRQKDGLIMGVSAGQAARMTGPKAALYTASKAAVAAYVLSLHDELKARGVRACVLYPMGAIDTPKNREAGLEWDTMIDPRGLAKSVAHALTRPDRAHVTELKVYPDV; this is translated from the coding sequence ATGGCGAACCTCGGCTCCTCCACGATCATGCTGACGGGCGCGGGCGGCGCGCTGGCAACCGCTGTCGCCCAGGAATTGGAGGACGCGGGCGCGCAGCTCGTCCTCGTGGGGCGCGGCGAGAGCGTCGCGCGGGCCGCCGACCGCTTCCCCGCCACCGAGGTCCTCGACCTCGACCTCACCGACCCGGCCTGCGTGGACGCCCTGCGGAAGGTGAAGGTGGACGCCCTCGTGCATACCGCCGGGGCCTATGCCGGACAGGACGTGCAGAAGGCGACCACCGAGGACCTGCGGGCGATGTTCGACGCGAACATGCTCACCCTCTTCCACGCGGTTCAGGGCGTGCTTCCCCATATGCTGCGGCAGAAGGACGGCCTGATCATGGGCGTGAGCGCCGGGCAGGCCGCGCGCATGACCGGGCCGAAGGCGGCGCTGTACACGGCGAGCAAGGCCGCCGTCGCCGCCTACGTCCTGAGCCTCCACGACGAACTCAAGGCCAGGGGCGTGCGCGCCTGCGTCCTGTACCCGATGGGTGCCATCGACACCCCGAAGAACCGTGAGGCGGGGCTGGAGTGGGACACCATGATCGACCCGCGCGGCCTCGCCAAGAGTGTGGCCCACGCCCTGACCCGGCCCGACCGGGCGCATGTGACGGAGCTGAAGGTGTACCCGGACGTGTAG
- a CDS encoding M24 family metallopeptidase, with product MTLSPTERMRTALQGTPLDGWLMYDFQGLNPHARRVLDLPASAFLTRRFFVWVPREGRAVLLHNHIEGGTWAALSAEWDVERRAFGSHAELEARLAEAVAGKTVAMEYSPLGAVPYVGRVDAGTVERVRAAGARVESSADLLQSFLVWSPEDFVAHGRAAALLMRAKDDAFRLIHERLRAGEAVTELDAQAVIERAIAEEGLVSGHPVNVSFGANAADPHYEPGGERNATLRPGECVLIDLWAQEPGRPFADVTWVGHAGEPGTEYREAWEAVCGARDAALALLHERHGDLQGWEVDRAARDAMGAAWGPHFLHRTGHDLGVQIHGSGANLDDYETRDTRRLTPGLAVTVEPGTYPRERGFGIRSEVNVYLAPHGPQVTTDIQREPFVLGGGEWAEVRAAAYGGG from the coding sequence ATGACCCTCTCCCCCACCGAGCGGATGCGGACGGCGCTCCAGGGCACCCCCCTCGACGGCTGGCTGATGTACGACTTCCAGGGCCTCAACCCGCACGCCCGGCGGGTGCTGGACCTCCCGGCGTCGGCCTTCCTGACCCGGCGTTTCTTCGTGTGGGTGCCGCGTGAGGGGCGGGCCGTGCTGCTCCACAACCACATCGAGGGCGGGACGTGGGCGGCACTTTCGGCGGAGTGGGACGTGGAACGCCGCGCCTTCGGCTCACACGCGGAACTCGAAGCGCGGCTGGCCGAGGCTGTGGCCGGGAAGACGGTGGCGATGGAGTACAGCCCGCTCGGGGCCGTGCCCTACGTGGGGCGGGTGGACGCGGGCACGGTCGAGCGGGTGCGGGCGGCGGGCGCGCGGGTGGAGAGCAGCGCTGACCTTCTCCAGTCCTTCCTCGTGTGGTCGCCGGAGGACTTCGTGGCCCACGGGCGGGCGGCGGCCCTCCTGATGCGGGCGAAGGACGACGCCTTCCGCCTCATCCACGAGCGGCTGCGCGCGGGCGAGGCGGTCACGGAGCTGGACGCCCAGGCCGTCATCGAGCGGGCCATCGCGGAGGAAGGGCTGGTGAGCGGCCACCCCGTCAACGTCAGCTTCGGGGCGAACGCCGCCGACCCGCACTACGAGCCGGGCGGGGAGCGGAACGCCACCCTGCGCCCCGGCGAGTGCGTCCTGATCGACCTGTGGGCGCAGGAGCCGGGCCGCCCCTTCGCGGACGTGACGTGGGTGGGCCACGCGGGAGAGCCGGGCACCGAGTACCGGGAGGCGTGGGAGGCGGTGTGCGGGGCACGGGACGCGGCGCTGGCCCTGCTGCACGAGCGGCACGGCGACCTCCAGGGCTGGGAGGTGGACCGGGCGGCGCGGGACGCGATGGGGGCGGCGTGGGGGCCGCACTTCCTCCACCGCACCGGGCACGATCTCGGCGTTCAGATTCACGGGTCGGGTGCGAATCTCGACGACTACGAGACGCGCGACACCCGCCGTCTCACCCCCGGCCTCGCCGTGACGGTGGAGCCGGGCACCTACCCGCGTGAGCGGGGCTTCGGCATCCGCTCCGAGGTGAACGTCTACCTCGCGCCCCACGGCCCGCAGGTCACGACGGACATTCAACGCGAGCCGTTCGTCCTCGGCGGAGGTGAGTGGGCGGAGGTGCGGGCAGCGGCGTATGGGGGAGGCTGA